A region from the Desulfoglaeba alkanexedens ALDC genome encodes:
- a CDS encoding NADH-quinone oxidoreductase subunit D, which translates to MAEQSAPPVQQTYSLNLGPQHPSTHGVLRVLLTMDGEFIVEADPIIGYAHRGHEKMAESRTYLQFMPNCSRMDYLSGMIYNHGFCLAVEKLAGIVPPERARYIRVICSELNRISSHLLWFGTFVMDLGGFTPFLYCFDDRERILDILDRVSGSRLTYSYCRFGGVARDIDEVFVQATRDFIQRLRSRWTDYHNLVTKNVIFIHRTRGVGVIDRETARQFGVTGPNLRACGVPFDMRKVEPYEVYDRFDFQVPTGTRGDALDRYCVRLEEMEQSCRIIEQALDQLPEGPHRLEGLRLKIKPRRGEVYFAFESARGLTAYYLVSDGSAYPYRCHVRVPSYGNLHCLTEVLKETLVADAISILGSIDIVVPEIDR; encoded by the coding sequence ATGGCTGAACAGTCAGCGCCGCCGGTCCAACAGACGTACAGCCTCAACCTGGGCCCGCAGCATCCCAGCACCCACGGGGTGCTCCGGGTGCTCCTCACCATGGACGGTGAGTTTATCGTGGAGGCCGACCCCATCATCGGCTACGCGCACCGAGGCCACGAAAAGATGGCCGAAAGCCGGACCTACCTGCAGTTCATGCCCAACTGCAGCCGCATGGATTACCTGTCGGGCATGATCTACAATCACGGATTTTGCCTGGCGGTGGAAAAGCTGGCCGGTATCGTGCCGCCCGAGCGAGCCCGGTACATTCGGGTGATCTGCTCGGAATTGAACCGCATCTCCAGCCACCTCCTGTGGTTCGGAACCTTCGTGATGGACCTGGGGGGCTTCACGCCGTTTCTCTATTGCTTCGACGATCGGGAGCGGATCCTCGACATCCTGGACCGAGTGAGCGGGTCGCGCCTGACCTACAGCTACTGCCGTTTCGGAGGGGTTGCACGGGACATCGACGAGGTTTTCGTCCAAGCGACGCGGGACTTCATCCAGCGGCTCCGAAGCCGCTGGACGGATTACCACAACCTGGTTACCAAGAACGTGATCTTCATCCACCGGACCCGCGGCGTTGGGGTGATCGACCGGGAAACGGCCAGGCAGTTCGGCGTGACGGGGCCCAACCTGAGGGCCTGCGGGGTGCCCTTCGACATGCGGAAAGTGGAACCGTACGAAGTCTACGACCGGTTCGATTTCCAAGTCCCGACGGGGACACGAGGCGATGCCCTGGACCGGTACTGCGTCCGGCTGGAGGAAATGGAGCAGAGCTGCCGGATCATCGAGCAGGCCCTGGACCAGCTGCCCGAAGGGCCGCATCGGCTGGAGGGTTTGCGACTGAAGATCAAGCCCCGGCGCGGCGAAGTCTATTTCGCCTTCGAAAGCGCCAGGGGACTGACCGCCTACTACCTGGTGAGCGACGGCAGTGCCTACCCGTACCGCTGCCATGTCCGGGTGCCCAGCTACGGAAACCTGCACTGCCTCACCGAGGTCT
- a CDS encoding NADH-quinone oxidoreductase subunit C, with product MSEVLKRWVGEERLRLEPDFEKGVVLSAEVPRDVLHEVMRTFETEGWYLESLTGLDFKDTLELVYHMNRYEPSARIALRVPVPRGEGVPTVSDVYRSALWLEREVWEFFGIVFTGHPDLRPLLLPEDADFHPHRKDFGRVHAHRRREEIYG from the coding sequence ATGTCCGAGGTACTGAAGCGGTGGGTGGGCGAGGAACGCCTCCGGCTGGAACCGGATTTTGAAAAGGGGGTGGTGCTTTCCGCCGAGGTTCCAAGGGACGTGCTGCACGAGGTGATGCGAACCTTCGAAACGGAAGGCTGGTACCTGGAATCGCTCACCGGACTCGACTTCAAGGATACGCTGGAGCTGGTTTATCACATGAACCGCTACGAACCGTCGGCGAGGATCGCGCTTCGGGTGCCGGTGCCCCGGGGTGAGGGTGTGCCGACGGTGAGCGATGTTTACCGTTCGGCCCTGTGGCTGGAGCGGGAGGTGTGGGAATTTTTCGGCATTGTGTTCACGGGCCATCCGGACCTGAGGCCGCTTCTTCTGCCGGAAGATGCGGATTTCCACCCCCATCGAAAGGATTTCGGCCGGGTTCACGCCCACCGGAGACGGGAAGAGATCTATGGCTGA
- a CDS encoding NADH-quinone oxidoreductase subunit B, which translates to MAEQRVEPVVQFALLEDLLNLARANSLWPMTFGIACCAIEMMAAGAARFDLDRFGAGVFRPSPRQSDVMIVAGTVARKMAPTIRRLWDQMPDPKWCIAMGNCAISGGPFQYEGQYAIVPGVDLIVPVDIYVPGCPPRPEGLIQGFLALEDKITKGEKRNIIRRFTRKEGRV; encoded by the coding sequence GTGGCGGAGCAAAGAGTAGAACCGGTTGTTCAGTTCGCCTTGCTGGAGGATTTGCTGAATCTGGCCCGGGCCAATTCGCTTTGGCCCATGACCTTCGGCATAGCCTGCTGCGCTATTGAAATGATGGCGGCCGGTGCGGCGAGGTTCGACCTGGACCGGTTCGGGGCCGGTGTGTTCCGGCCGTCGCCCCGGCAGTCGGACGTGATGATCGTGGCCGGAACCGTCGCCCGCAAGATGGCTCCGACCATCCGAAGGCTCTGGGATCAGATGCCGGACCCCAAGTGGTGCATCGCCATGGGTAACTGCGCCATCTCCGGCGGACCTTTCCAGTACGAGGGCCAGTACGCCATCGTGCCTGGCGTCGACCTCATCGTGCCCGTGGACATTTACGTTCCGGGCTGCCCGCCGCGTCCCGAGGGGCTGATTCAGGGCTTTCTGGCGCTGGAAGACAAGATCACCAAGGGAGAAAAACGCAATATCATCCGAAGGTTCACTCGAAAGGAAGGCAGGGTCTGA